One Mycobacterium kubicae genomic window carries:
- the lysX gene encoding bifunctional lysylphosphatidylglycerol synthetase/lysine--tRNA ligase LysX, producing MKPRSRSRPASRYHWVPPTAGWIVGVIATLSLLASVSPLIRWLIKVPREFINSYLFNFPDTSFAWSFVLALLAAALAARKRIAWLLLLGNMVIAAGLNVGDIVAGGNTAAESFGENLGFAFHLVAIVLLVLSYREFWAKVRRGALFKAAATLVVGGVIGILASWGLVEMFPGTLAPQDRLPYVANRVVGFSLADPDLFTGRPHVFLNAIFGLFGAFALIAATIVLFQSQRAENALTGEDESAIRGLLELWGKNDSLGYFATRRDKSVVFAPSGRAAVTYRVEIGVCLASGDPVGDPRAWRAAVDAWLELCQTYGWTPGVMGTSSQGAQTYREAGLNALELGDEAILHPSEFKLSGPEMRGVRQAVTRARRAGLTVRIRRHRDISTEEMAETIRRADAWRDTESERGFSMALGRLGDPADSDCLLVEAVDPADQVVAILSLVPWGSTGVSLDVMRRSRQSPNGTIELMVSELALHAETSGITRISLNFAMFRAAFEQGEQLGAGPIARLWRGLLIFFSRWWQLETLYRSNMKYQPEWVPRYACYDDARSVPKVGVASALAEGFLSMPFSRRDKSHTGHHPAVPERLAASGLLHPDGSAPDVSGLKPAEGINGDELVGRRLPEQVRVRLNKLQNLRNNGVDAYPVGQSPSHTVAQAMDADDQDTISVSGRILRVRNYGGVLFAHLRDWSGEFQVLLDNSRLEQGRAADFNAAIDLGDLVEMTGHMGSSKTGTRSLIVTRWRLIGKCLRPLPNKWKGLTDPEARVRTRYVDLAVNAESRTLITARSAVLRSVRETLFGKGFIEVETPMLQQIHGGATARPFMTHINAYSLDLFLRIAPELYLKRLCVGGVERVFELGRAFRNEGVDFSHNPEFTLLEAYQAHADYRVWIDGCRELIQNAAAAANGTPTVMRPKTRDDSSGGSQLEPVDISGVWPVKTVHDAVSEALGEHIDANTSLTTLRKLCDAAHIPYRAQWDAGAVVLELYEHLVESRTENPTFYIDFPTSVSPLTRPHRSEPGVAERWDLVAWGVELGTAYSELTDPVEQRRRLHEQSLLAAGGDPEAMQLDEDFLQAMEYAMPPTGGLGMGIDRVVMLITGRSIRETLPFPLAKPH from the coding sequence ATGAAGCCTCGCTCCAGGAGCAGGCCGGCGTCCCGGTATCACTGGGTTCCTCCGACCGCCGGCTGGATTGTCGGAGTCATCGCGACCTTGTCGTTGTTGGCAAGCGTGTCGCCGCTGATCCGTTGGCTCATCAAGGTCCCGCGCGAGTTCATCAACAGCTACCTGTTCAACTTCCCCGACACCAGCTTCGCCTGGTCCTTCGTGCTGGCGCTGCTGGCCGCCGCCCTGGCCGCGCGCAAACGGATCGCCTGGCTGCTGCTGCTGGGCAACATGGTCATCGCTGCCGGGCTGAACGTCGGGGACATCGTCGCGGGTGGAAACACCGCCGCGGAAAGCTTCGGCGAGAACCTGGGGTTCGCGTTCCATCTGGTGGCGATCGTGCTGCTGGTGCTGAGCTACCGGGAATTCTGGGCCAAGGTCCGCCGGGGCGCGCTGTTCAAGGCGGCGGCGACGCTGGTGGTCGGCGGCGTCATCGGCATTCTCGCGTCGTGGGGGCTGGTCGAGATGTTCCCGGGAACGCTCGCGCCGCAAGACCGGTTGCCCTACGTCGCCAACCGGGTCGTCGGGTTCAGCCTCGCCGATCCGGACTTGTTCACCGGCCGACCGCATGTCTTCCTCAACGCGATCTTCGGTTTGTTCGGCGCGTTCGCGTTGATCGCGGCGACGATCGTGCTGTTTCAGTCGCAACGCGCGGAAAATGCGCTGACCGGCGAGGACGAGTCGGCCATCCGCGGCTTGCTCGAACTGTGGGGAAAGAACGACTCACTGGGATACTTCGCCACCCGCCGCGACAAATCGGTGGTGTTCGCGCCCAGCGGCCGCGCGGCCGTCACCTATCGCGTTGAAATCGGTGTCTGTCTGGCCAGCGGTGACCCGGTGGGCGACCCTCGGGCTTGGCGCGCCGCCGTCGACGCGTGGCTGGAGCTGTGCCAGACCTACGGCTGGACACCCGGCGTGATGGGAACCAGTTCCCAAGGCGCGCAGACGTATCGGGAAGCCGGCCTCAACGCGCTGGAGTTGGGTGACGAGGCGATCCTGCATCCCTCGGAGTTCAAGCTGTCCGGGCCGGAGATGCGCGGCGTACGCCAAGCCGTGACGCGGGCGCGCCGGGCCGGCTTGACCGTGCGGATCCGACGGCACCGCGACATCTCCACCGAGGAGATGGCCGAAACCATCAGGCGCGCCGACGCGTGGCGCGACACTGAGTCGGAGCGCGGGTTCTCGATGGCGCTGGGCCGGTTGGGCGACCCGGCGGATTCCGATTGTCTGCTGGTGGAGGCCGTCGACCCGGCCGACCAGGTGGTGGCCATCCTGTCGTTGGTGCCGTGGGGATCCACCGGCGTCTCGCTGGACGTGATGCGCCGTTCCCGGCAATCCCCCAACGGCACCATCGAACTCATGGTCAGCGAGCTCGCGCTGCACGCGGAAACTTCTGGGATCACCCGCATCTCGTTGAACTTCGCGATGTTCCGGGCCGCCTTCGAACAAGGCGAACAACTCGGTGCCGGTCCGATTGCGCGGCTGTGGCGGGGGCTGCTTATCTTCTTCTCTCGGTGGTGGCAGCTCGAGACGCTGTACCGCTCGAACATGAAGTACCAGCCCGAATGGGTGCCCCGGTACGCCTGCTACGACGACGCCCGGTCGGTGCCCAAGGTGGGCGTCGCCTCGGCTTTGGCCGAGGGGTTCCTCAGTATGCCGTTCAGTCGGCGCGACAAGTCGCACACCGGTCACCATCCCGCCGTCCCGGAACGGTTGGCGGCCAGCGGCCTGTTGCACCCCGACGGCTCGGCGCCGGACGTCAGTGGCCTCAAACCGGCCGAGGGCATCAATGGCGACGAGCTCGTCGGTCGCCGCCTGCCCGAGCAGGTGCGGGTTCGGCTGAACAAGTTGCAGAACCTGCGCAATAACGGCGTCGACGCCTACCCGGTGGGCCAATCGCCCAGCCATACCGTCGCACAGGCGATGGATGCGGACGATCAGGACACCATTTCGGTGTCTGGACGCATCTTGCGAGTACGCAACTACGGCGGTGTGCTGTTCGCTCATCTTCGTGACTGGTCCGGCGAATTCCAAGTGTTGCTTGACAATTCGCGGTTGGAGCAGGGGCGGGCCGCCGACTTCAACGCGGCGATCGACCTGGGTGACCTGGTGGAGATGACCGGGCACATGGGTTCGAGCAAGACCGGCACCAGATCCCTGATCGTGACGCGCTGGCGGCTGATCGGTAAATGCTTGCGGCCGCTGCCCAACAAGTGGAAAGGGTTGACCGACCCTGAAGCGCGCGTGCGCACCCGCTACGTCGACCTTGCGGTCAACGCCGAGTCGCGAACGCTGATCACCGCGCGCAGCGCCGTGTTGCGATCGGTGCGAGAGACGCTGTTCGGCAAGGGCTTCATCGAAGTGGAGACCCCGATGCTGCAGCAGATCCACGGCGGGGCGACCGCGCGGCCGTTCATGACGCACATCAACGCCTATTCGCTAGACCTGTTCCTGCGCATCGCGCCCGAGTTGTACCTGAAGCGCTTGTGCGTCGGCGGCGTGGAGCGCGTCTTCGAACTCGGCCGGGCATTCCGCAACGAAGGTGTCGACTTCAGCCACAACCCCGAGTTCACCCTGCTGGAGGCCTACCAAGCGCACGCCGACTACCGGGTGTGGATCGACGGTTGCCGGGAATTGATCCAGAACGCCGCGGCGGCAGCCAACGGCACACCGACGGTGATGCGGCCTAAGACTCGCGATGATTCCAGCGGCGGAAGCCAACTGGAGCCCGTCGACATCTCGGGGGTGTGGCCGGTGAAGACGGTCCACGACGCCGTCTCGGAAGCGCTCGGTGAGCACATCGACGCCAACACCAGCCTCACGACGCTCCGCAAACTCTGCGACGCCGCGCACATCCCGTACCGGGCGCAATGGGACGCGGGCGCGGTGGTGCTGGAACTGTACGAGCACCTGGTCGAGTCCCGCACCGAGAATCCGACGTTTTACATCGACTTTCCGACGTCGGTGTCCCCGTTGACGCGACCGCACCGCAGCGAGCCGGGCGTGGCCGAACGGTGGGATCTGGTGGCGTGGGGCGTGGAGCTGGGCACCGCTTACAGCGAACTCACCGATCCGGTGGAGCAGCGTCGCCGGCTGCACGAGCAATCGCTGCTGGCGGCCGGCGGTGATCCCGAGGCGATGCAGCTTGACGAGGACTTTTTGCAGGCGATGGAGTATGCGATGCCTCCAACCGGCGGTCTGGGCATGGGCATCGACCGGGTGGTCATGTTGATCACCGGTCGCAGCATCCGGGAGACGTTGCCCTTCCCGCTTGCCAAGCCGCATTAG
- the rpmI gene encoding 50S ribosomal protein L35 — MPKAKTHSGASKRFRRTGTGKIVRQKANRRHLFEHKPTTRTRRLAGRTDVSANDAKRVNAMLNG, encoded by the coding sequence ATGCCCAAGGCCAAGACCCACAGCGGGGCCTCCAAGCGGTTCCGGCGCACCGGGACCGGGAAAATCGTTCGGCAGAAAGCCAACCGGCGCCACCTGTTCGAGCACAAACCCACCACGCGTACCCGACGGCTGGCCGGCCGCACCGACGTTTCGGCCAACGACGCCAAGCGCGTCAACGCGATGCTCAACGGCTGA
- the rplT gene encoding 50S ribosomal protein L20, whose translation MARVKRAVNAHKKRRSVLKASKGYRGQRSRLYRKAKEQQLHSLNYAFRDRRARKGEFRKLWISRINAAARANDITYNRLIQGLKAAGVEVDRKNLSDIAITDPAAFTALVEVARAALPEDVNAPSGEAA comes from the coding sequence ATGGCACGCGTGAAGCGGGCAGTCAACGCCCACAAGAAGCGGCGCTCCGTCCTGAAGGCTTCGAAGGGCTATCGCGGCCAGCGGTCTCGGCTCTATCGCAAAGCCAAAGAGCAGCAACTACATTCGCTGAACTACGCCTTCCGCGACCGCCGTGCCCGCAAGGGCGAGTTCCGCAAGCTGTGGATCTCGCGGATCAACGCCGCCGCCCGTGCCAACGACATCACCTACAACCGGCTCATCCAAGGCCTCAAGGCCGCCGGTGTGGAAGTCGACCGCAAGAACCTCTCCGACATTGCGATCACCGATCCGGCGGCGTTCACCGCGCTCGTCGAGGTCGCCCGGGCCGCGCTGCCCGAGGACGTCAACGCGCCGTCCGGAGAGGCTGCCTGA
- a CDS encoding alpha/beta hydrolase: protein MTAPTSSVASQSLASAHTSLMHGWVPLTVQAVTAVVLVAAIGWRSRLWRQRRLPVAVAAGTASAYGIRWYVTADGLAAEPAPSALWLWVALSGLAATVVVLGWRSARRWRRGMSLLAVPLCVLCTALTLNLWVGYFPTVQAAWNQLTSGPLPDQTDQATVTAMASKGTRPAHGSVVPVDIPSDASHFKHRGELVYLPPAWFASSPPPRLPAVMMIGGQYNTPADWARAGNAVKTIDDFAAAHDGNAPVLVFVDSGGAFNNDTECVNGRRGNAADHLTKDVVPYMVSKFGVSAEQPNWGIVGWSMGGTCAVDLTVMHPTMFSAFVDVAGDLYPNAGNKAETIARLFGGDAEAWAAFDPTTVITRHGPYTGVSGWFAINTGPPTPRHDMPIIDTPTMRWAGRDAAANPSNQTAAANALCAVGRSNGIDCAVIPQPGKHDWPFADQVFAASLPWLSGQLGTPGVPRVALPGTSLPPAPAAGQARIAAAGK, encoded by the coding sequence GTGACCGCGCCGACGTCATCTGTCGCATCGCAGTCGCTGGCAAGCGCTCACACCTCGCTGATGCATGGCTGGGTGCCGCTCACCGTTCAGGCGGTGACCGCGGTGGTGTTGGTGGCGGCCATCGGCTGGCGATCCCGCCTGTGGCGGCAGCGTCGGCTGCCGGTGGCGGTGGCCGCCGGTACCGCATCGGCTTACGGGATCCGCTGGTACGTGACGGCCGACGGGCTGGCCGCCGAGCCCGCGCCCAGCGCGTTGTGGCTTTGGGTGGCGTTGTCCGGGCTGGCCGCAACGGTGGTGGTGCTGGGTTGGCGTAGCGCGCGCCGATGGCGTCGTGGCATGTCGCTGCTGGCGGTACCGCTCTGTGTGCTCTGCACGGCGCTGACGCTGAATCTGTGGGTCGGTTACTTCCCGACCGTGCAGGCCGCCTGGAACCAGCTGACCTCCGGCCCGCTGCCCGACCAGACCGATCAGGCCACGGTCACCGCGATGGCCTCCAAGGGCACACGTCCCGCGCACGGCAGCGTCGTGCCGGTGGACATCCCGTCGGACGCCTCCCACTTCAAGCATCGGGGCGAACTGGTGTATCTGCCCCCGGCGTGGTTCGCCAGCTCTCCCCCGCCACGGCTGCCGGCGGTGATGATGATCGGCGGCCAGTACAACACCCCAGCCGACTGGGCACGTGCCGGCAACGCGGTCAAGACGATTGACGACTTCGCCGCCGCGCACGACGGCAACGCGCCCGTCCTGGTGTTCGTCGACTCCGGCGGCGCGTTCAACAACGACACCGAGTGCGTCAATGGAAGGCGCGGCAATGCGGCCGACCATCTCACCAAAGATGTTGTGCCCTATATGGTCTCGAAATTCGGCGTCAGCGCCGAGCAGCCCAACTGGGGCATCGTGGGCTGGTCGATGGGCGGAACCTGCGCGGTGGATCTGACGGTGATGCACCCGACGATGTTCAGCGCCTTCGTCGATGTGGCGGGGGATCTGTACCCGAACGCGGGGAACAAGGCCGAAACGATCGCCCGATTGTTCGGGGGTGACGCCGAGGCCTGGGCGGCGTTCGATCCGACGACGGTCATCACCCGGCACGGGCCGTACACCGGTGTGTCCGGTTGGTTCGCCATCAACACCGGACCGCCGACGCCGCGACACGACATGCCGATCATTGACACTCCGACCATGCGGTGGGCCGGGCGGGATGCGGCCGCCAACCCGAGTAACCAGACCGCCGCGGCTAACGCGCTGTGTGCCGTCGGCCGGTCCAACGGCATTGATTGTGCCGTGATCCCCCAGCCCGGCAAACATGACTGGCCCTTCGCCGATCAGGTATTCGCGGCGTCACTGCCGTGGCTGTCCGGTCAGCTCGGCACTCCGGGCGTGCCCCGGGTTGCGCTGCCGGGCACGTCGCTTCCCCCCGCGCCGGCGGCGGGCCAAGCGCGGATCGCTGCCGCAGGTAAGTAG
- the infC gene encoding translation initiation factor IF-3: MSTETRVNERIRVPEVRLIGPGGEQVGIVRIEDALRVAADADLDLVEVAPNARPPVCKIMDYGKYKYEAAQKARESRRNQQQTVVKEQKLRPKIDDHDYETKKGHVVRFLEAGSKVKVTIMFRGREQSRPELGYRLLQRLGADVADYGFVETSAKQDGRNMTMVLAPHRGAKTRARARQPGEAAGPTDTADES; encoded by the coding sequence ATCAGCACTGAGACCCGCGTCAACGAGCGCATCCGCGTACCTGAGGTTCGACTGATAGGCCCAGGAGGGGAGCAGGTAGGCATTGTGCGCATCGAAGACGCACTCCGCGTCGCCGCGGACGCCGACCTCGACCTCGTCGAAGTGGCCCCGAACGCCAGGCCGCCGGTCTGCAAGATCATGGACTACGGCAAGTACAAATACGAGGCGGCGCAGAAGGCGCGCGAATCGCGCAGAAACCAGCAGCAGACCGTCGTCAAAGAACAGAAGCTGCGGCCGAAGATCGACGATCACGACTACGAAACCAAGAAGGGCCACGTGGTCCGCTTCTTGGAGGCCGGGTCGAAGGTCAAGGTCACCATCATGTTCCGCGGACGTGAGCAGTCACGACCCGAGCTCGGATACCGCTTGCTGCAGCGGCTGGGCGCTGACGTTGCCGATTACGGATTCGTCGAGACCTCCGCCAAGCAGGACGGGCGCAACATGACGATGGTGCTGGCACCGCACCGCGGCGCCAAGACCCGCGCCCGGGCGCGGCAACCTGGCGAAGCTGCGGGGCCGACCGACACAGCAGACGAAAGCTGA